Proteins from a genomic interval of Musa acuminata AAA Group cultivar baxijiao chromosome BXJ1-9, Cavendish_Baxijiao_AAA, whole genome shotgun sequence:
- the LOC103997076 gene encoding probable ubiquitin-conjugating enzyme E2 24 isoform X1, with protein MMDALFVDSDSDSYSEFSDSENQDCNESLFGGHAQSILSGLDESIGKIDDFLAFERHFALGDFVCSITDPSGQLGRVVDVDLIVDLETTSGGLVKDVNSKKLLRLRSFASGDFVVYGPWLGRIEKTFDAVTILFNNGAKFEILIRDSKDLTLLYPSFEDASFPLHPGQRVKINLPTISQSKTWFCGSLKASQDEGIICHVEVGLVYVSWVASVVGQSIHSSTPPHFQDPKNLTLLSCFSHANWQLGDRCTLPVDYHNVTAENSGTLSSPKCFTNMQKELDMETLQMYVIAKTRSKVDVLWQNGERSVGVCTQSLSPVSNIGDHDFWPGQFVLEKVTTEEVHVPQPQGLGIVKNVDSHEQIVKVKWMLPELNKNVDFSGDFTEFTEETVSAYELIEHPDFTYCIGDAVLRQIPCVQKVGENILDVQNISWKERHNLPVAVDGLFCGIGSLKKPIDECNHEDLQGYLSCIGNVIGYKDEGIEVKWANGVISKVMPFEIVGPDRLLHPALTPSATMESFPPNVDKDLTDQEKQSWNMRQKKSTDDSGGFCMKDVWKAASALFPGAAFGFLTHVATSLFCSRGSTSLPDPEFSQYRNLKMEEYISEPTDLQPENLKQQIEETKQSGGMTFSPGSDEPRKFKQFDIVNDHTDHHFVNGIGNELMLSHYPQVKKGWFKRVQQEWSFLKNDLPDTIYVRVYEERMDLLRASMIGAPGTPYHDGLFFFDIFLPFDYPHEPPVVHYISGGLRLNPNLYESGKVCLSLLKTWMGSGSEVWDPENSTILQVLLSLQALVLNEKPYFNEAGYDEQIGRVEAEKNSITYNENAFLQSCKSMLYILHRPPKHFEALVEEHFTHRSHHILSACKAYLDGAQVGHADACREAADKCHNSCSTGFKIMLAKLLPKLVSAFTERGIDCTQFLDVLN; from the exons ATGATGGATGCACTGTTTGTTGATTCAGATAGTGATTCCTACTCTGAATTTAGTGATAGTGAGAATCAAGACTGCAATGAATCTTTATTTGGCGGGCATGCTCAAAGTATCTTGTCAGGTCTGGATGAGAGCATAGGAAAAATTGATGACTTCCTTGCATTTGAGAGACACTTTGCTCTCGGCGACTTCGTCTGCTCCATTACAGATCCTTCAGGACAGTTGGGAAGGGTGGTGGATGTTGATCTGATTGTAGACTTGGAAACAACCTCTGGTGGACTCGTAAAAGATGTAAACAGCAAGAAACTTCTTAGGTTGAGATCCTTTGCCTCTGGAGACTTTGTAGTTTATGGGCCATGGCTTGGAAGGATTGAAAAAACATTTGATGCAGTTACCATTCTATTTAATAATGGGGCTAAGTTTGAAATATTGATCAGAGACTCAAAAGACCTAACTCTGCTATATCCAAGCTTTGAAGATGCATCATTTCCTCTCCATCCAGGCCAGCGGGTGAAAATTAATCTTCCGACTATTTCCCAGTCCAAAACATGGTTTTGCGGCTCACTCAAGGCAAGTCAAGATGAAGGTATTATCTGCCATGTGGAGGTAGGATTAGTGTATGTTAGTTGGGTTGCTTCAGTTGTGGGTCAGAGCATCCATTCATCAACTCCACCTCATTTCCAAGATCCAAAGAACCTTACTTTGTTGTCATGTTTTTCACATGCTAATTGGCAACTTGGTGATCGGTGTACACTTCCAGTAGATTACCATAATGTGACTGCAGAAAATTCAGGAACTCTGAGTTCTCCAAAGTGCTTTACAAACATGCAGAAAGAATTGGATATGGAAACTCTACAGATGTATGTGATTGCAAAGACCAGGAGCAAGGTTGATGTTCTGTGGCAAAATGGTGAAAGGTCAGTTGGTGTGTGTACTCAATCCTTGTCTCCAGTGAGCAACATTGGTGATCATGATTTTTGGCCAGGACAGTTTGTGCTAGAGAAAGTAACAACAGAAGAAGTACATGTTCCACAACCACAAGGGCTGGGAATTGTGAAAAATGTGGATTCACACGAACAGATTGTGAAGGTGAAATGGATGCTTCCTGAGCttaacaagaatgttgattttagtGGTGATTTTACTGAATTTACTGAAGAGACAGTGAGTGCTTATGAACTGATTGAGCATCCAGATTTCACCTATTGCATTGGTGATGCCGTGCTTAGGCAAATTCCTTGTGTTCAGAAGGTGGGAGAAAATAttcttgatgtgcaaaatattagTTGGAAAGAAAGACATAATTTGCCTGTTGCAGTAGATGGATTATTTTGTGGAATTGGTTCTCTCAAGAAGCCTATTGATGAATGCAATCATGAGGATCTACAGGGTTACCTATCATGCATTGGGAATGTTATTGGTTATAAGGATGAAGGTATTGAAGTTAAATGGGCCAATGGTGTGATATCCAAG GTTATGCCTTTTGAAATAGTTGGACCGGACAGGCTTCTTCATCCTGCCTTGACACCATCGGCTACCATGGAGTCTTTTCCTCCAAATGTTGACAAAGACTTAACTGATCAGGAGAAACAATCATGGAATATGAGGCAAAAG AAATCTACGGATGATTCTGGTGGATTTTGCATGAAAGATGTCTGGAAGGCCGCTTCTGCTTTGTTTCCTGGGGCAGCTTTTGGGTTCCTTACACATGTTGCCACAAGCCTTTTCTGTTCTCGTGGTTCAACTTCTTTGCCTGATCCA GAGTTTTCTCAGTATAGGAATTTGAAGATGGAAGAATATATATCGGAACCAACTGATTTACAGCCTGAAAATTTGAAGCAGCAGATTGAGGAGACGAAACAAAGTGGTGGGATGACATTTTCacctggcagtgatgaacctagaAAGTTCAAGCAATTTGATATTGTAAATGATCATACAGACCATCATTTTGTGAATGGCATTGGCAATGAATTGATGTTGTCCCAT tatcctcaggtAAAAAAGGGTTGGTTTAAGAGAGTACAACAAGAATGGAGCTTCTTAAAAAATGATCTTCCAG ACACAATCTATGTCAGAGTCTATGAGGAGAGAATGGATCTACTGAGGGCATCAATGATAGGAGCACCTGGAACTCCCTACCATGATGGTCTATTCTTCTTTGATATCTTTCTTCCCTTTGACTATCCTCATGAACCCCCT GTTGTTCACTACATCTCTGGGGGGCTTCGACTAAACCCAAACTTGTACGAGTCAGGGAAGGTTTGTCTCAGCCTACTAAAGACATGGATGGGAAGTGGCAGCGAAGTATGGGATCCAGAAAACTCCACAATTCTTCAAGTGTTGCTATCACTTCAGGCCCTTGTTCTTAATGAGAAGCCGTATTTTAATGAGGCGGGATATGATGAACAGATTGGAAGAGTCGAGGCTGAGAAGAACTCGATCACGTACAATGAGAATGCTTTTCTACAGTCGTGCAAGTCGATGCTATACATCTTACATAGACCACCGAAG CACTTTGAGGCACTTGTTGAGGAGCATTTTACTCATAGGTCACATCATATTCTCAGTGCTTGTAAGGCATATTTGGATGGCGCTCAGGTTGGGCATGCTGATGCATGCAGAGAAGCAGCCGACAAATGTCACAACAGTTGTTCTACTGGGTTTAAGATCATGCTTGCTAAACTTCTCCCAAAGCTTGTGTCAGCCTTTACAGAAAGAGGGATCGATTGCACCCAGTTTCTGGACGTCCTGAATTAA
- the LOC103997076 gene encoding probable ubiquitin-conjugating enzyme E2 24 isoform X2: MMDALFVDSDSDSYSEFSDSENQDCNESLFGGHAQSILSGLDESIGKIDDFLAFERHFALGDFVCSITDPSGQLGRVVDVDLIVDLETTSGGLVKDVNSKKLLRLRSFASGDFVVYGPWLGRIEKTFDAVTILFNNGAKFEILIRDSKDLTLLYPSFEDASFPLHPGQRVKINLPTISQSKTWFCGSLKASQDEGIICHVEVGLVYVSWVASVVGQSIHSSTPPHFQDPKNLTLLSCFSHANWQLGDRCTLPVDYHNVTAENSGTLSSPKCFTNMQKELDMETLQMYVIAKTRSKVDVLWQNGERSVGVCTQSLSPVSNIGDHDFWPGQFVLEKVTTEEVHVPQPQGLGIVKNVDSHEQIVKVKWMLPELNKNVDFSGDFTEFTEETVSAYELIEHPDFTYCIGDAVLRQIPCVQKVGENILDVQNISWKERHNLPVAVDGLFCGIGSLKKPIDECNHEDLQGYLSCIGNVIGYKDEGIEVKWANGVISKVMPFEIVGPDRLLHPALTPSATMESFPPNVDKDLTDQEKQSWNMRQKKSTDDSGGFCMKDVWKAASALFPGAAFGFLTHVATSLFCSRGSTSLPDPEFSQYRNLKMEEYISEPTDLQPENLKQQIEETKQSGGMTFSPGSDEPRKFKQFDIVNDHTDHHFVNGIGNELMLSHVKKGWFKRVQQEWSFLKNDLPDTIYVRVYEERMDLLRASMIGAPGTPYHDGLFFFDIFLPFDYPHEPPVVHYISGGLRLNPNLYESGKVCLSLLKTWMGSGSEVWDPENSTILQVLLSLQALVLNEKPYFNEAGYDEQIGRVEAEKNSITYNENAFLQSCKSMLYILHRPPKHFEALVEEHFTHRSHHILSACKAYLDGAQVGHADACREAADKCHNSCSTGFKIMLAKLLPKLVSAFTERGIDCTQFLDVLN, from the exons ATGATGGATGCACTGTTTGTTGATTCAGATAGTGATTCCTACTCTGAATTTAGTGATAGTGAGAATCAAGACTGCAATGAATCTTTATTTGGCGGGCATGCTCAAAGTATCTTGTCAGGTCTGGATGAGAGCATAGGAAAAATTGATGACTTCCTTGCATTTGAGAGACACTTTGCTCTCGGCGACTTCGTCTGCTCCATTACAGATCCTTCAGGACAGTTGGGAAGGGTGGTGGATGTTGATCTGATTGTAGACTTGGAAACAACCTCTGGTGGACTCGTAAAAGATGTAAACAGCAAGAAACTTCTTAGGTTGAGATCCTTTGCCTCTGGAGACTTTGTAGTTTATGGGCCATGGCTTGGAAGGATTGAAAAAACATTTGATGCAGTTACCATTCTATTTAATAATGGGGCTAAGTTTGAAATATTGATCAGAGACTCAAAAGACCTAACTCTGCTATATCCAAGCTTTGAAGATGCATCATTTCCTCTCCATCCAGGCCAGCGGGTGAAAATTAATCTTCCGACTATTTCCCAGTCCAAAACATGGTTTTGCGGCTCACTCAAGGCAAGTCAAGATGAAGGTATTATCTGCCATGTGGAGGTAGGATTAGTGTATGTTAGTTGGGTTGCTTCAGTTGTGGGTCAGAGCATCCATTCATCAACTCCACCTCATTTCCAAGATCCAAAGAACCTTACTTTGTTGTCATGTTTTTCACATGCTAATTGGCAACTTGGTGATCGGTGTACACTTCCAGTAGATTACCATAATGTGACTGCAGAAAATTCAGGAACTCTGAGTTCTCCAAAGTGCTTTACAAACATGCAGAAAGAATTGGATATGGAAACTCTACAGATGTATGTGATTGCAAAGACCAGGAGCAAGGTTGATGTTCTGTGGCAAAATGGTGAAAGGTCAGTTGGTGTGTGTACTCAATCCTTGTCTCCAGTGAGCAACATTGGTGATCATGATTTTTGGCCAGGACAGTTTGTGCTAGAGAAAGTAACAACAGAAGAAGTACATGTTCCACAACCACAAGGGCTGGGAATTGTGAAAAATGTGGATTCACACGAACAGATTGTGAAGGTGAAATGGATGCTTCCTGAGCttaacaagaatgttgattttagtGGTGATTTTACTGAATTTACTGAAGAGACAGTGAGTGCTTATGAACTGATTGAGCATCCAGATTTCACCTATTGCATTGGTGATGCCGTGCTTAGGCAAATTCCTTGTGTTCAGAAGGTGGGAGAAAATAttcttgatgtgcaaaatattagTTGGAAAGAAAGACATAATTTGCCTGTTGCAGTAGATGGATTATTTTGTGGAATTGGTTCTCTCAAGAAGCCTATTGATGAATGCAATCATGAGGATCTACAGGGTTACCTATCATGCATTGGGAATGTTATTGGTTATAAGGATGAAGGTATTGAAGTTAAATGGGCCAATGGTGTGATATCCAAG GTTATGCCTTTTGAAATAGTTGGACCGGACAGGCTTCTTCATCCTGCCTTGACACCATCGGCTACCATGGAGTCTTTTCCTCCAAATGTTGACAAAGACTTAACTGATCAGGAGAAACAATCATGGAATATGAGGCAAAAG AAATCTACGGATGATTCTGGTGGATTTTGCATGAAAGATGTCTGGAAGGCCGCTTCTGCTTTGTTTCCTGGGGCAGCTTTTGGGTTCCTTACACATGTTGCCACAAGCCTTTTCTGTTCTCGTGGTTCAACTTCTTTGCCTGATCCA GAGTTTTCTCAGTATAGGAATTTGAAGATGGAAGAATATATATCGGAACCAACTGATTTACAGCCTGAAAATTTGAAGCAGCAGATTGAGGAGACGAAACAAAGTGGTGGGATGACATTTTCacctggcagtgatgaacctagaAAGTTCAAGCAATTTGATATTGTAAATGATCATACAGACCATCATTTTGTGAATGGCATTGGCAATGAATTGATGTTGTCCCAT gtAAAAAAGGGTTGGTTTAAGAGAGTACAACAAGAATGGAGCTTCTTAAAAAATGATCTTCCAG ACACAATCTATGTCAGAGTCTATGAGGAGAGAATGGATCTACTGAGGGCATCAATGATAGGAGCACCTGGAACTCCCTACCATGATGGTCTATTCTTCTTTGATATCTTTCTTCCCTTTGACTATCCTCATGAACCCCCT GTTGTTCACTACATCTCTGGGGGGCTTCGACTAAACCCAAACTTGTACGAGTCAGGGAAGGTTTGTCTCAGCCTACTAAAGACATGGATGGGAAGTGGCAGCGAAGTATGGGATCCAGAAAACTCCACAATTCTTCAAGTGTTGCTATCACTTCAGGCCCTTGTTCTTAATGAGAAGCCGTATTTTAATGAGGCGGGATATGATGAACAGATTGGAAGAGTCGAGGCTGAGAAGAACTCGATCACGTACAATGAGAATGCTTTTCTACAGTCGTGCAAGTCGATGCTATACATCTTACATAGACCACCGAAG CACTTTGAGGCACTTGTTGAGGAGCATTTTACTCATAGGTCACATCATATTCTCAGTGCTTGTAAGGCATATTTGGATGGCGCTCAGGTTGGGCATGCTGATGCATGCAGAGAAGCAGCCGACAAATGTCACAACAGTTGTTCTACTGGGTTTAAGATCATGCTTGCTAAACTTCTCCCAAAGCTTGTGTCAGCCTTTACAGAAAGAGGGATCGATTGCACCCAGTTTCTGGACGTCCTGAATTAA